The DNA segment TGTTTGTGCCGCTGCATACCTAGGTCGAGGCTTAATAGAAAGTGCCATTCCTGCTCTCCTTGCCAGCGCCAAGTTTGCAGCCAAGGTTGTGTGAGCCAATGATATTTATGCCAAAAATGCCCGAGCGACTTCAGATCCCGCGCGCAAAATATCCCCGCCGTGAGCGCGCCACTTTGGGATGGCAGCCACAGCTGACCCAATAAGAAACTTAAATCGCCACTTGGCCACAGGGATAAGGCATTGTCCAGCAGCCGAGATAACTGCTTTGGACTAATAAGGTGATCGGGTTTACGAATATCTGCGGCAAAAATCCCCGTGCCTCGTAACAACTTATCGCTATCGAGCCCACGCTGCTTAAAAAGCCCAACGATGCTCGCCACCAGCAATTGACTATCAATACATTTATCCTGCCAAGTGGCGAGCGCGCGCATCAGTTAAGCTCACTTAAGGTCGACGAATTTTGCGCGTTACTCGCTTGAGCTGGTGTGGCTGCCGGACTACGATTCTCTTTTTGCAGTGATATTTTTTGATTCAACAATTGCAGCAGCGTAGCGGCCTCTTCCTTTGCCTGCGCTTTATGCGTTTGCAACGGCAACACTTTAGGTGATGGCAGTGCCCAGACCACGGAGGCGCTACAACCGAACGCGCCAACACCTTGCTGTATCTGCTCCGCCATCACACTCACTAAGGGCGGAATCGCACCGCGCAACAGAATGATAAAGCGATCACCAGCGTAGCGGCAGACTAAATCCTGATTCCTAAGGGTTGAGCTGAGCCACAATGCCAACTGCGACAAGAGCCTATCACCCTCTTCCACCCCTTGATTTTGGTTGTATTGATGAAAATTATCGATATCAAGCATAATCAGACCAAACGCTTGATTTTGCGACAATTGTTTTATTAAGTGATGTTCAAATGCTTTAGCATCATTGAGCAAGGTCAAGCCATCGGTTAATTGATGTTCACGGTGAAACTGCTCCCGAGTTTGCAACTGGCGATTGACGACGGTTTGCTCATCTCGCCATAGCCATAGGCCACAGGTCAACACCAATAGCCCAACTGGCGTCGGCATCTTTTCAAACCAGTTATACACTGGGATAGTTTTGACGATAAAAATCTCATCTAACAAATCTAAATAGCAGCCCAAGCAGTAACTTGAGAGGCCAGCGATCAACAGGTTTGTCACCCGGCCAGAGGGGCGAACAGACACTATCACCATCAACCAACACATGCCGAGGATAAATAAGGCGCCCTCGGTGACGACATCGAACCAATCCACCGCCGCCACTGTCTTGGCCGTGGTGCTTTGCCAAAGAAACAGCGGCACGATAAAGATGATAAGCAGACTTAAGCCATAGACGCTGGCGAGCCGTAATGATTTTGCAGGAGTTCCCAAAGTACACACCTTGTTCTGTTTGTTCTGTGAAGCCCAAACGGGCAAATACAACGTTAATGCTTTATGGGATGGCAAGTTAGCGGGCTTTTATGACAACGCCGTGAC comes from the Shewanella mangrovisoli genome and includes:
- a CDS encoding GGDEF domain-containing protein encodes the protein MGTPAKSLRLASVYGLSLLIIFIVPLFLWQSTTAKTVAAVDWFDVVTEGALFILGMCWLMVIVSVRPSGRVTNLLIAGLSSYCLGCYLDLLDEIFIVKTIPVYNWFEKMPTPVGLLVLTCGLWLWRDEQTVVNRQLQTREQFHREHQLTDGLTLLNDAKAFEHHLIKQLSQNQAFGLIMLDIDNFHQYNQNQGVEEGDRLLSQLALWLSSTLRNQDLVCRYAGDRFIILLRGAIPPLVSVMAEQIQQGVGAFGCSASVVWALPSPKVLPLQTHKAQAKEEAATLLQLLNQKISLQKENRSPAATPAQASNAQNSSTLSELN